A window of the Plasmodium knowlesi strain H genome assembly, chromosome: 2 genome harbors these coding sequences:
- a CDS encoding 4-hydroxy-3-methylbut-2-enyl diphosphate reductase, putative, giving the protein MATVARITHGPLERCLLIILLFILTGVQCKRVEHGVRRGHLRVCGIPTDRRPLGVVQTVDHWSIRLDGKRKGGRDGRGKSCSNFSFLKSAVRRSPEWRLEQEGSAQCGSRTSGGCACKNMAQSGGTPKEGEKILYLVSPRGFCKGVSRAIDTVEECLQMFKPPIYVKHKIVHNDIVCKRLEEKGAVFIEDINEVPDGNILIYSAHGISPQIRELAKKKKLIEIDATCPLVNKVHMYVQMKAKEGYKIILIGYKNHVEVIGTFNEAPESTYVVQNVEQIDDLPFTEKDKLFYVTQTTLSMDDCSLIVKRLKEKFPQIETIPSGSICYATTNRQTALNQICQQCDLTIVVGSQSSSNAKKLAYSSELRNTPAVLVNSVDDFDFSSLRDVKTIALTSAASTPEELTQKFVEVLTKEPFHYTLRLFEPVQENVPKWKLPKNLLGLIEERRREQGPQDSQDSQDSQDSQDSQV; this is encoded by the coding sequence ATGGCTACAGTGGCGCGTATCACTCATGGCCCCCTTGAGAGGTGCTTGCTGATCATCCTACTTTTCATCCTAACCGGGGTGCAGTGTAAGCGAGTGGAGCATGGTGTACGGAGGGGTCATCTAAGGGTGTGTGGTATTCCCACAGATAGGAGACCCCTTGGAGTGGTGCAGACGGTAGATCATTGGAGTATTCGTTTGGATGGGaagaggaaggggggaagagacGGTAGGGGCAAATCATGTTCaaacttctccttcttaaaGAGCGCGGTAAGACGCTCCCCCGAATGGCGGCTGGAGCAGGAAGGGAGCGCTCAATGTGGCTCGCGCACTTCGGGAGGATGTGCCTGTAAGAATATGGCGCAAAGTGGAGGTACGCCTaaggaaggagagaaaatcCTTTACCTCGTCAGTCCAAGAGGATTCTGCAAAGGGGTTAGCAGAGCCATCGACACGGTAGAAGAGTGCCTACAAATGTTTAAGCCCCCAATTTATGTGAAGCATAAAATAGTGCACAACGATATTGTCTGCAAGAGGTTGGAAGAGAAGGGAGCAGTTTTCATCGAAGATATAAATGAGGTACCTGATGGGAATATATTGATTTATTCAGCCCATGGGATTAGCCCCCAAATAAGAGAActtgcaaaaaagaagaagctgaTCGAGATTGATGCCACTTGTCCTCTCGTTAATaaagtacatatgtacgttcAGATGAAAGCAAAGGAAGGATACAAAATTATACTGATCGGTTACAAGAACCATGTGGAGGTAATAGGTACCTTTAACGAAGCGCCGGAATCTACTTACGTAGTGCAAAATGTAGAACAAATAGATGATTTGCCATTCACGGAGAAGGACAAACTCTTCTACGTAACCCAAACCACGTTAAGTATGGATGACTGTTCTTTAATTGTAAAACGTCTAAAGGAGAAGTTCCCACAGATTGAAACCATTCCTAGTGGATCCATATGCTATGCTACTACCAACAGGCAGACTGCACTAAACCAGATTTGTCAGCAATGTGATCTCACCATCGTCGTTGGAAGTCAATCATCATCgaatgctaaaaaattagctTACTCATCGGAGTTGCGAAATACTCCTGCTGTGTTGGTGAACAGTGTGGACGACTttgatttttcctccctgcGTGATGTCAAAACAATTGCCTTGACCTCCGCTGCTTCCACTCCTGAGGAACTCACGCAGAAGTTCGTCGAAGTTCTAACAAAGGAACCTTTCCACTACACGTTGCGCCTGTTCGAACCTGTGCAGGAAAACGTTCCCAAATGGAAGCTCCCGAAAAATCTGCTGGGCCTCATCGAAGAGCGCAGGCGCGAGCAAGGCCCGCAGGATTCGCAGGATTCGCAGGATTCGCAGGATTCGCAGGATTCGCAGGTGTGA